The nucleotide sequence GGCTCTGCCTCCCACCGTCCCAGGAGAAAAGCGCCATCCTCGCACGGCCTTTAGGGCCGCCTTATCAAGAACGGCATGGCCGCTGCTGGCCAGGAGCTGCAATGCACTGACCCTGCCCTCTGCATCAACCCTGGCCTCAAGCATGACCACCCCTTCAAGCCCGCGCCTTCTCGCCATGCGGGGGTATTCCGGCGGTGGATTGGTCTTATAGAGGGGGGCTGCTTCCCGGACCACACCGGTGTTGGCTGGTGCTGTTCGGGGCATTGGCCTGATCGGGGTGGATGAGACCACCTGTCGTGTCCTGCTGACCGGAGGACGGCGAATGGGGTGGCTGCGCACCGGTTGCTGATGCGTTTGGCGAGAGGTTATTGTCCTGCGCAGAACGGGCTGCTGCCTGGGGCGTACCGACGTTTGAACACGGCTCGGTTCAGGCCTCTTCACCGGTTGCACAGCCAAGGGTTTGATCGTTTGCCGAATGACCGGGGCAAGCTTGGGGAGTGACGGAAGAGCAGTAGCAATCTTTTTTCCGGGTTTGAGCTGGAGCGGTCGGACCGCGTGGTGCTGTACCGGTGCGATCTTGGGCAAGGCAGGCACCTTTTGCACAATCTTCTGCAGCGGTTCAGGCTTTGCTTTCGGCATTACGGGGCGGATCGGTTGATGCTCCTCCTGAACAATCTCTTGCATCGGCGGCAGAGGAGGGGCAAGTCGCTTCAGGCTGACAGAGATCTTCTGGGGCAGGGGCTTGGGGCGCAGGGGCTGCGGCTGTTGCATCCGCCAGGAGAGCAGGGCCCCATGCAAGGTGATGGTGAGGAGGATTGCAGGGACCAGCCGCTGCCTTGCTTCGTTCACTGCGTTACTCCCTCTGTCTCTGCTTGGAGAGAAATATTGGTCAGGCCAGCTAACCGAACCCGATCTAAGA is from Candidatus Electrothrix sp. GW3-4 and encodes:
- a CDS encoding TonB family protein, which gives rise to MNEARQRLVPAILLTITLHGALLSWRMQQPQPLRPKPLPQKISVSLKRLAPPLPPMQEIVQEEHQPIRPVMPKAKPEPLQKIVQKVPALPKIAPVQHHAVRPLQLKPGKKIATALPSLPKLAPVIRQTIKPLAVQPVKRPEPSRVQTSVRPRQQPVLRRTITSRQTHQQPVRSHPIRRPPVSRTRQVVSSTPIRPMPRTAPANTGVVREAAPLYKTNPPPEYPRMARRRGLEGVVMLEARVDAEGRVSALQLLASSGHAVLDKAALKAVRGWRFSPGTVGGRAQSMWVKVPVRFALR